GTGAAAATGCGCGTGTACCACGCCCACGGGCTCTCGCAGCGCCTCCTGAAGTTTAcgagggaaacggagacgatTTAGAGCGGGAACTGTCTCTGCACCTTGCCcctgtccttctctttctcgattCTCTCGTCACAAAGACATGCGCAAACACATGCTTCGGCATGCGAGGAGAAACAACTTTGACTCACAGTCGTGTGAGAGGCGAGGAGTCAGAAGAAGGACCTGACGCCAAAACGCTGGGTCACGCGTTTTcaggaggcggagacgctTCACATCTACGTCAAGGCGACAGCCTAGAAGTAGTCGCTGCAGTTCCTATACGAGTACGTGATGCCTTTCCAAAAGGCGAAACCGTGTCGAGTTGTAATTCATTCACATCGCGACGCCGCAGGAGTGCTCCAGACAGCTTGAAGTGTTGGATCTCCACGGCCCTCAAAACGCTGCGCAGAACGCGATGTTGTGAACAAACTGAGGACAGAGACCGATTCCAATGTCCCTTCGAGTCTTGAACgctatacatacatatacatataaacatgtgtgtgtataacatatatatacatatagatatgtagtgtatatatatatatatatatatatgaaatGTAGATGTGTAGATAgacacgtatatatataacatctgcatagatatagatatggAAGTCTCGAAGACGAGGGGGGTCGACGAaacggaaaaggaaaagccTTAGGCTGTGTTTGACTCTGTCAAGAAACTGTTGGGGAAGTAGAAGAGAAATTAGGTGGGGACAGGAGATAAGCTGTGTTAGACCAATTTCTCAGATTTTGGGCCAAGTGATAAAAAGATGCCGACCGTTGGTTCTTATAGGTCTTTCGTCTCGCAGGCTCAGATTGGTGTGCGGGGACAGATTTGGTTTTTCGAAGCTAGCGAAAAGATCTCGATTTGTGATGACTTTTTCCGAggttcttcccttctctctgttgcaaAACGATGAAAACCTTCGAACCCTCGCCTGTCGCAGAGAGCAAAGACGATAAAGGGCAAGGTTTGCCTAGCATGTAGACTCGCAGATAAACTGGGTGTTCTAGGCTCGACGTTAACACGTTGGGAAGATTGGCTCCGGTAACCAGAGACCTCCCGGAAAAAACACACTAGAAGTTGAAGTCGCTGACTTCCCAGATTTTCcgcgtctgttttcttctgcgtggACCTCTCCTCTCAGCTGCTTCCAGTTCCCTACAGCGCTCCCgaggcgcttcttcctgtcaTTTCCGCGCTCAAACGCCaccttcttttcccctcatcgcctcgctctccctattctctcgcttctttccttcccgtCGGTTCCATCATTGCGAGGTGCTGGACGCACCCGCGACTCAGTGAATCTGCAGACCTTTTCAATTCCCCCCAAGCCGTGGAGGCGCGAGATTTCCTGTTTCGCCGTGTCTTTCCAGTTTTTCCAGCGTCTGCAAAGGCCATCGCTTTGTTTCCGAGTTCTACACCTGCTCTCGGGTCGGCTGCGGAGACGGCGGGAGGGGCGGACGCAAGCGCGACGGGAACTTCAACCCTCCAAACTGAAAGCGAATCGTACTTTCTCACAGGCCAAGCAACGTCTGCGTTCGATACTGAGAGTTACTTTCCTGCccgtggagaagaaagcagcggTGGGGCTGCAAAGAAATCAACCAACTCAGAAGGGAAAATGCAAAAGGAAGGCGGCGCTGTAGGCGGGGCCGCAGTCGAGGACAGTGCAATCGCGACACAAACGGACAGTGTCACGGTCGTGTCTAGGAacggacagacagagaaagagaacggtGCAGAGGAGCAAGACGGAAGACAGACACCGAGTAAAACAAGCAAACAGGAAAGgacggaaggaaacgaagaacacTCGAGATTCGGTGAAGCTGGACCAGACACAGGTGATGACCTAGGTAGGGTGTCCACGCGCTGGCGTACGCCTGCTTCACTTGCAGGACTCctgagagagcgacgcgaaaGATCAGACTTGCGTCGGGATTAGTGGCATGGCAGAAAAGGGAAAAAGTGGGGGGTTGACGGTCGACACAGAAGCAAACGATTCGCAAGCACGGAGTTAATCTGGAAGGAACAGGTGTGTCTCGTCGCGACAGTGAAACGAAGGAGGGTACAAAACTGGAGTTTCACGACATCTCTGTGGAACAGGTAAACAGTAACCAACACTCTAGATATGCAGAGGTTCACAAGCACTCTGGCGGTCAGATAGACAGGGCTCACAATCACAGGTTTTTTTCTGACTGTTCATTCGATGAACCCAGCTCGAGACATTGGATATCTTTTGACGAACAGCGTGTGGTTATTCTATCGATAAAGGGACGTTGACTTCGATCGTCCACCACGGGGAAACTTGAATGAACCAGAACCGGCAACATTTTCTGGAAGTCCCAAACGACGGGACActagagaggaagcgagaaccTCAGATGCACGACTTTCAGGCTAGCAGAGTACCCACAGTGAAACTTCCAGTCTAGGGTGTtacgcgacagaaaaaagactttCTTTTTGTCACATCATATGCGGTGTTTATCCCCGCCCGAACAATACTGCCACACTTCGCTCTTTGTCTCACCCCTTGGCTTCTAACGTAGAAAAGCTCTGGAAGACGATACCCATTCCTAGGCGCCTCACAAAGACCCCTTTCAGTAGCTCATCTTAACTGCAGGGCTCCACCATGGACCAGGTTTGCTACGGAACATGCTGATCTTCGAGATGGTCCTCCGTTTAGGAGAAGTCATTGAACCCTTTACACTTCTACGTTTTAAAGCAGGTTATCCTGGAGCTGGGGGCTCACTTTGTGAAGGCATTCGTCGGAAGACCGCCAAACTCAAGTGTCTGTTTTTCAATCTCAGAAGCCAGGCGTGAGGATCGCATTGTGGACAGAAGGTCAGCCCAAGAGGTTTTTTTCCGACCGCACTAATTCCTCAAAGAAAGAAGCCTGCTCATGGCAAGCGGTCGCATTTCGTGTCTGAGAGGTGAGAGGGCTTTCACTTGATGTATATATGGCTGATTCACATAGCCACCACGATCCGGTGGCTTGGGGACAACTCTTTCCTGTAAATGAAATAGAATATGTATGTGCAGGAAAAAGACTGTGAGCACGAAGTTGAAGAAACAAGGTACTTGGTGGTGAAACGGTAGTTGAACCAATCTTTTTTTGTGCTGAGCTGACTCCAGTCCCGATAAACTACAGTTTTGCTTCAATTAACGTTACCTGCTCCAACTTGCCTCAACGGCAACCGGTtaaagaaggaaacacaagAATCGTGGTCCTGAACGCAGAGTCTCACTCCGTAATCGTGTGTCCCTGAAGCCCTGATGATCTTCGGCATTTTAATCCATTGTGTTCAAGCGGTTCTATCTCTAATTGACTCAACCTCTTAACAACGCTCTGGCAACAGACTGGACCTTGAATCTGCATGTCAGTTTCTTTCGATATCTCTGCCTCTACTAGCTCTGCGTTTCGTAAGCCTGAGACAACATGGGCTTGAGAgccaggagagaagaacttcTCCGCGGGGACAGCCTGACAAAGAACGGCTTTGCCAAAGTCTTCCCTTTGTTTTCGAACTCTTGAAAGTTGTACCACGGGATTTCTGTAAAAACCCGTCCACACGTAGCCATGCACGCTGAGGCGGGCAGACCCCGAGAATCGTGCAGGCGCCTCCCCCCCACTCGAGTTTTTCCCGGTAAAAAACACATCGAACAGAGAATATCCTGGCTTCAAGACTGAAACGGAGCTGAAGTTCGCGCCTTACCACTGACGAAAACGCCTGAAGCCCCACAAAAACGAGACCCGTCCACCTCAGAGGCGACTCGTTCGCGGTCGCTACAACGCGCCCGGAACCTCGGCCTCAACGAAGCAGCCCAGTGTGGGCACGAGGCGTtcacgtttttctcttggATATTTGATGTTTTTAACTGGCCCGCggattcgttttctccatGTTTCACCCAAGTCAAGAAGAAATTTCTGTTTAAGGAAGGCCGCCTccccctctttttcttcacccGTGCTTTCTCCCCAACGTTAAGCGCTTGAATACGTCGCAGGCGAGCGAGTAGGCTCGCGTGGACGCCTGCCCGGAGAAAGTCTTTTAAAACTAACCCCTGTCAACAAACTGGAAATTTTCTGACTTCGCGTAACCAGTGGACAAGTCTCTTCTAAGAAACAACTGGGTTCGCCTGCACGATTCGCCCCTGCTTTCTCATGTCTCCTCCGGGCTAGGTCCTCGCCGAATCGATTGTCCTGATATgcgccttcgccgtctcgcAGGTCTCCGTAACTGAcacctctttttctctgacTTCCTTGTTTTTTTGAATCTTGCTCTCTGCTCTCAGCACCCGTTTTCACGGACAGGGCCTACAATTCCCTGCCTCCCTGTCGACCCCTCATCATTGCCCATTTTCCAGCATCCTCTTAAGAACATGTGCCTCACGGCCTTCACCGTTTTAGTTAAGGAGTCCTTTGTACACACCTTCACTCGCCTGCCAGTTTTTTTCTACCCGcccttgctctctccttGAATCCGAGCGAGCAGCAAAGAGCCTCCACCAACACAACCCGGGCGGTGTTTTTATGAATTGCCTGTACACGCTGCAGACTAACGGGTACAGACACCGCGCTCAAAGCTGTCCGCTGTCCCAGTCCTACGGGAGCGCGTAGGAACCTGACAAGGCCTTCCTCTCGAAACCGTCGTGTTCTTGGAtctgctctcttttttcttcgtctgccatgtctctctttctgcgtccCCCTGCAGCTCCCAATGCCGCAACCACGGCGAGATGATGGCCTCTGCGCGAGTGCCCGGAGTTTCGCTGGTGTTAccaggcgagagagggaggagcagGAAAGCAAGCAGTGCcaaggaaaaacgcgtcTGCTGCTCGTTGAGCACCGGTCTCCACAGGGACGACGCCGGACCCTTCACTGCATTTCCTGTCTGCTTTTCGCGATCATTTTGGCAGGCTGTACTCTCCATGTTGATCTAAACCGAGGTGGGCACAACGACTCGAGAAACGGACTGGCAAACTTGGCTCGTAATTCCAAGTGGCAGCTGGCCGCGGCCGACAGTCCCTGGAGTTTCACCGCTGTGGCAGCTGCCTCGCCTCTGAGGGAGACTGCTGAACTGGACAAGCGACTCGAGAGCGATCAAAACTCACAGATATTATCGCCCCaaaagaacgaagacgaaTTGAGGGGAGAACCGGCTAAGAAACACTTGCTTGAGAGGCAAAAGGCGGACAACAGCTTGCTCAGTGGACCTTTCCAAATTGACAGTGGCCGTGGCTCTCGAAACGCTCGTGAAGAGAGATCGTCGCTGGAGTTTGCGACAAAGGACGAAGAGCAGGGGAACGATATCGACATCAGCGAGGCGTCGGAAAAAAAGGGTACATTGACGCAGGCGATTGCTGGAGACCACAGACCCTTAGGCGAGAGGGAGGATGCAAAActtcagaaaaacgaagtgAAATCAAGTTTCCACGGTGAAGAAGAGTCTCCGACGAAGCGGAACGCGACGGGCGATGAAGCCGGTGGTGAGCGAATAAGGAGTCAACAttctggaggaagagaagggcaAGAGACAGACTCACAGGAGCTCCCAAGTgatgagacagagaacaggaaaggCGAATCTCAGAGGAGCCATCCGGTCCCTAACACAGAGACTTCGCATTCTCCCGCTCgattcttcttttcgctttcttccggGCTTTTCTCAGCCTTTGATGACACGACTCATGCGAATGAAGTGCAAGCAGAGTCAAATTCCCCGGCGTTAGGTCAGGCCGGAGGCCAATCACTTCAGGACTCTCGCAGCGAGACCCCGTTCGTCCAAACAGAAAAGCTCATGAAGGTCCCATATGAGGCGCACAGCAACGTCAAGGGAGACCATGCAGACGTCGGCATCTCGCACTCGAGCAAAGTGACCACCCGCGCCCGTGTCACACATGCTGAGACCCCAGGGATCACCCCGCCCCCGACCGCCGCCCCGCTCGAGCAGACTGCGCAGGCTGTAGATCAGCCAGAGACGGCCCAGGAGGTACCAAGGCTCGGGGTAGACAGTCCGAGAGAGGACAATAAAAAAGCGGACAGACAGGGGACAGAAGATGCGGTGAGTCTGGCTTCTGTCGAACATGCTGAGACCCCAGGGATCACCCCGCCCCCGACCGCCGCCCCGCCCGAGCAGGCTGCGCAGGCTGTAGATCAGCTGGAGAAGGGGGCCCTGCGAAAGGTTCAGCAGAAAAGGATACATGAAAGCGTTCAGTTATTGGAACGGACTCGTTCTGACAAGCCGAGAAGCAACCCCGTTCTTGGAAGAGACCCGAACAGAAAaccggaggaagagacagatccGCAAGATTGGGAGTCTCTGAAGGCGACCGGTGACTCGCAGACGACAGAGGGTGTGAATCAGGCCGAGAAGGAACGCAGCGCCTTGCCAAATGCTGGGATGAGGCTCCACCGGTCGAATGTCTTACTTGCAAAGGCCGGAACAGGTagggagacacaggaagaCCTGCGGGCAAAGCAAGACTCCGAGTTGGAATCGCCGGGAGACAGCCGCAGCCCGGGCGGCGGCGTGCTTGGCCAGCAGCGGGAAGAAGGCCAAGAgacgaacgaagagagagacacaaacgcgACGACAGCAGACGTCCCTGCGAGTCAAACGGCACGCCGCGAACGCGGGAAAAGCGGCAAGGCGTCAGAGCAGCCGTCCAGTGAAGGCGAATCGCCGCAAATCTTCGTCGACGTGCTCCAACTGCCGAGACAGTCCTCGGTTGCCCCCTCGGAGAACATCGCGGGTTCACCTGTGGCCTCGGTGTCCATGTCTGAGGTGGAAGACGACTCGACACCACGCGTGGAGATGGGAGTGAAGCGGGCGGCCGCGGAAGTCGACGCAGATGTCGGGAGCTTTCTTGAGCAAATGCAAATCTTCGACCCAGAGGTTAAGGGTCTCCGTCGGGGCCTCGCAAGCCTTCTCGTcgcctccctccttctcccgGCTTTCCACTTCCGGGGAACCTCGCTTTCGTCGGATATCCACGACttatgcatgcagcgcgaaGAGTTGGCGGGGTCGACGTTCTTCGGGCTTGTGTTCTACGGCGTTTCAAGCGTAGTGAGTTTCCTTAACAGCCTATCCCGCCAGCGCCAGTTCAGGAAAAGTCTCGCCCGCATTCAAGCCGGCTACTTCCGAAAGAGACAGTTGGCCCTCACGGCCGCTGCATCCGCTGCAGCTCGTCGAAGGTTCAGGCAGCAGCCATTCATCCGGCCAGCGGCCGtgaaaacaaagacgagaacCGCGAAGAAATCCCCGAGGATTGGCATCAAAAGGCCGAATCGACATGCCGCAGACGCGCGGCTCCGCGTCGAGAATCGGCCGCTCGCCGGGGGAGCTCGAACAGACACCGGGCAAGCGCAGGCATCTCGCGAGGCGAACACGAAGCGAGAGCGAGTAACGGTAGCttcggagagaaaaaaaggcgaagCAACGGCTCCACGGGAAACGGTGGGGAGGAAACATGAGGGTGGAGGCCACGCAGGAGGCCAGCGAGGCCCCGTAGATTCGCAGATCGAGCAGGCGATGGGCTTCTCGGGAGAGCCGCAGCCAAGGCAGGCGACCTCTGAGCGGAGAATGCATgaaggaggggagaagggaggatCTAAGGGCGAAGAGCgtgcagaagagaacggcAAGCCACGAGCCCCCGTAcaaaagaacaagaagccCAACCAGGTCGATATCAAGACTGCGAAACAGGAACTGCCTCTGCACGTGAGCATCCGGTCTCGGGACCGTCGAGTGTCAGTGGATTTGGACCTTTTTGAAGCTTCCATGAGTCGACATAAGAGCGCGAGACAGGTTCCAGCCCGGAACAAATCAGAGCCTGCGGGGTTTCCGCTGTCTTCGCGTGCTGGGGATCAAAAGGTGCTCGTTCAAAGTAGCCGCGGTGACCGACTGAAACATTCCGCAGTGGCTCTCAAGGCAAAGCCCGTTGTAGCGCCTAAGACCCAAGAGagcacagagaaacacaagatTCTGGAGGCGCCAGCGAAGTCCCAGAGCGAACCCGCTCGAGACGCTGCGGGCAACAAGGCCTCGCCTGAGGCTGACTCGAACCTCGACCCTCAGAAAGGCCGTCACGGCCCCGCCAGGGGGAGACTCAgccaggcagagaagacgctggGTTCTCCGGAAAACGAGGGGCGCAAAAACCGCTGGGGCGCTTGGATTGTTGCTCTAGAAAGAGGTCTGAGAAAGCATGTGAACGGCGACGAGTTGACGGGTCGGAGAGCTCTGAAGGACGCAACGCCTCCTTGCTCCGCTGACACGACACTCCCTGCCACCCCACAGAACGCGAAGGCTTCCTGGCGCCCCTCAGCGTCGCGGACTCCTTCGGCCTCTCCGCTACACTCCGAGAGCCACATGAAGGCGCAGCCCGCGTCGGGCCTTGCGGGGCGAGACGGGTCGCCTCACGGGGGGACTCTCTCGGGGGCGTCCGACTCGGAGGACGATGAGGCCGAAGAATTGGGAGATGGAGCCGATAGCGACGCGAAGAAACGGGTCTCAGTTACACGCGCACGCGCCCTGACAAGGCAGAGGAACGCCCTCTTTCGTTCCGGCCGAGCGAAGGCTGTGAAAGCCGCGCTCCTCGCGGCAAAGGCAGACCTCATGGATCAAGCGTTCGACGCCCTGACGATCCGGCAGCTGTGCCCGATCAACGGGGCGGTGGGGATTATTGTGGTTCTCTTCACGCTTTTGTACAGCGTCGCGGGTCGCCTGGGTCCCGAATCGACTCAGGCCGCGTCCGACACGGTCTCTGATCCCACATCCCTTGCATTCTTGGTCCTcacctttctcgtctcgctggttcgcctgcagagaagcacCAAGAGACTCGAGGCGCAGCGAGCCCTGATGGAGAAGCGGCGACAGCAGAAGGCGCGGAATTTGCTGCGGAACTACTCAGACACACCGGAGGGGTGGCGCCGACAGCGGATCCACGCCCCCCTGGTCTACGCGCCCAGCggccgagaagacgcaggcgtCCGGGGAGGCGCCGGCGAAGGTAACTGCCGCGGCAGCTCCGCCCCACCGGCGTGGCGGCGAGGCCTCGTAGACTGGGTggcggcgagacagaaacgaagggaacaagagagagggaaggacaTGGACCAGCAATTCCACTTGTCA
This window of the Toxoplasma gondii ME49 chromosome VI, whole genome shotgun sequence genome carries:
- a CDS encoding hypothetical protein (encoded by transcript TGME49_238980), whose protein sequence is MPQPRRDDGLCASARSFAGVTRREREEQESKQCQGKTRLLLVEHRSPQGRRRTLHCISCLLFAIILAGCTLHVDLNRGGHNDSRNGLANLARNSKWQLAAADSPWSFTAVAAASPLRETAELDKRLESDQNSQILSPQKNEDELRGEPAKKHLLERQKADNSLLSGPFQIDSGRGSRNAREERSSLEFATKDEEQGNDIDISEASEKKGTLTQAIAGDHRPLGEREDAKLQKNEVKSSFHGEEESPTKRNATGDEAGAFDDTTHANEVQAESNSPALGQAGGQSLQDSRSETPFVQTEKLMKVPYEAHSNVKGDHADVGISHSSKVTTRARVTHAETPGITPPPTAAPLEQTAQAVDQPETAQEVPRLGVDSPREDNKKADRQGTEDAVSLASVEHAETPGITPPPTAAPPEQAAQAVDQLEKGALRKVQQKRIHESVQLLERTRSDKPRSNPVLGRDPNRKPEEETDPQDWESLKATGDSQTTEGVNQAEKERSALPNAGMRLHRSNVLLAKAGTGRETQEDLRAKQDSELESPGDSRSPGGGVLGQQREEGQETNEERDTNATTADVPASQTARRERGKSGKASEQPSSEGESPQIFVDVLQLPRQSSVAPSENIAGSPVASVSMSEVEDDSTPRVEMGVKRAAAEVDADVGSFLEQMQIFDPEVKGLRRGLASLLVASLLLPAFHFRGTSLSSDIHDLCMQREELAGSTFFGLVFYGVSSVVSFLNSLSRQRQFRKSLARIQAGYFRKRQLALTAAASAAARRRFRQQPFIRPAAVKTKTRTAKKSPRIGIKRPNRHAADARLRVENRPLAGGARTDTGQAQASREANTKRERVTVASERKKGEATAPRETVGRKHEGGGHAGGQRGPVDSQIEQAMGFSGEPQPRQATSERRMHEGGEKGGSKGEERAEENGKPRAPVQKNKKPNQVDIKTAKQELPLHVSIRSRDRRVSVDLDLFEASMSRHKSARQVPARNKSEPAGFPLSSRAGDQKVLVQSSRGDRLKHSAVALKAKPVVAPKTQESTEKHKILEAPAKSQSEPARDAAGNKASPEADSNLDPQKGRHGPARGRLSQAEKTLGSPENEGRKNRWGAWIVALERGLRKHVNGDELTGRRALKDATPPCSADTTLPATPQNAKASWRPSASRTPSASPLHSESHMKAQPASGLAGRDGSPHGGTLSGASDSEDDEAEELGDGADSDAKKRVSVTRARALTRQRNALFRSGRAKAVKAALLAAKADLMDQAFDALTIRQLCPINGAVGIIVVLFTLLYSVAGRLGPESTQAASDTVSDPTSLAFLVLTFLVSLVRLQRSTKRLEAQRALMEKRRQQKARNLLRNYSDTPEGWRRQRIHAPLVYAPSGREDAGVRGGAGEGNCRGSSAPPAWRRGLVDWVAARQKRREQERGKDMDQQFHLSLGVEKHPTPDATPEQRSVTRSGWRAKLMRGLRRRLRQPSEKHDEVQDEGSEAHENELSFEVHDLAMEDVSVQEDLTPR